From one Armatimonadota bacterium genomic stretch:
- a CDS encoding carbohydrate ABC transporter permease encodes MSSGPVAEARAVLPARRGAGTAAFLARWARAAGRDWWWYLTGVVILVLYVTPFAWMILGSLRREVEIFEYTYPLTWRTFVPVEWTLKNFLDVLGLSPEGRAFGLNFGRALAVTAFVSAAVVLSSLVVNTMGAYFFARLDFPRKEALLLVVIATMLIPFEAVMVPLYIVVRALGVQDTVWALVLPWYASPFVIFALVQFFKEIPRELDEAAIIDGASFFGVLRHVIVPNAVPGLVTTALLEFQFIWNLFYWPLIAVGRKELQTIQVAIAQQTTQTQIYWGRIFAGSVLASVPIILLFLLMQRYYVRGVVLSGVKG; translated from the coding sequence ATGTCCTCCGGGCCTGTGGCCGAAGCCCGCGCGGTCCTGCCGGCCCGGCGAGGGGCGGGGACGGCGGCGTTCCTGGCCCGCTGGGCGCGCGCGGCCGGGCGGGACTGGTGGTGGTACCTCACCGGGGTCGTCATCCTGGTCCTCTACGTCACGCCCTTCGCCTGGATGATCCTGGGGAGCCTGCGGCGGGAAGTGGAGATCTTCGAGTACACCTACCCGCTGACCTGGCGCACCTTCGTCCCCGTGGAGTGGACGCTGAAGAACTTCCTCGACGTGCTCGGTCTCTCCCCGGAGGGGCGGGCCTTCGGGCTGAACTTCGGCCGGGCCCTGGCGGTGACGGCCTTCGTCTCGGCGGCCGTCGTACTCAGCTCGCTGGTGGTGAACACCATGGGCGCCTACTTCTTCGCCCGCCTGGACTTCCCGCGCAAGGAGGCGCTGCTGCTCGTCGTCATCGCCACCATGCTCATCCCCTTCGAGGCAGTGATGGTGCCGCTCTACATCGTCGTGCGGGCGCTGGGGGTGCAGGACACGGTGTGGGCCCTCGTCCTCCCCTGGTACGCCAGTCCCTTCGTCATCTTCGCCCTGGTTCAGTTCTTCAAGGAGATCCCGCGGGAGCTGGACGAGGCCGCCATCATCGACGGGGCCTCCTTCTTCGGGGTGCTGCGCCACGTCATCGTCCCCAACGCCGTCCCCGGGCTGGTGACCACGGCGCTGCTGGAGTTCCAGTTCATCTGGAACCTCTTCTACTGGCCGCTCATCGCCGTGGGGCGCAAGGAGCTGCAGACGATCCAGGTGGCCATCGCCCAGCAGACGACGCAGACGCAGATCTACTGGGGGCGCATCTTCGCCGGCTCGGTGCTGGCCTCGGTCCCCATCATCCTCCTCTTCCTCCTGATGCAGCGCTACTACGTCCGCGGCGTCGTCCTCTCCGGGGTCAAGGGGTAG